One genomic window of Hydra vulgaris chromosome 03, alternate assembly HydraT2T_AEP includes the following:
- the LOC100203641 gene encoding kelch-like protein 12 produces the protein MDSNVKGEFQVDSSHSKKLALCLFEFRKKKFMCDVVLFSPPKEYFAHRNVLCSASPFFLEIFTSNPNSQPTLGSRVDISNISSEVIEDILNFIYLGEICVSEQNVIQLIAASDILRMSNLKEIVCRFYERRLCPSNCLSIASLAEKFNCESLREAADKFIFFHFMDVCKYQEFKTLTFKQVLRILSSDEIAVKCEEDVYFSAMEWFFYDVKERAQYLSELLQSVRLLQTSKYFVSDVIENNEYIVCDNACLDFLNQIKYILNFPERKNIFCNAVKHEPRKASDLTSIIVACSGNQDRISTNEVLCYVPEKDFWYPLVPLLFNRYQSSSVVLNNEVYCIGGQNDNGAINSVERFSFSTDKWFECSKTHQPLFNHAACVFNGEIHIIGGEIDGVTVSQVLRYSNNLGKWIKLADLKVPRKALAVATHKKIYAIGGYGPSNEALASVECYDPYMNEWSKIFSLSSPRAGASAACVGNKIFVFGGEYAMWSYYRSAEVFDINTDEWRNIADLYLPRAYMGIATYNESILLVGGMVSVEGADQYGSGRDDDDDFVDVTESKLVECYNVANNSYKRVCSLPIATAAINCSVICVSKTILQERCGF, from the coding sequence CTTTGCACATCGAAATGTCTTGTGTTCTGCAAGTCCtttttttttggagattttTACATCAAATCCGAATTCTCAACCTACTTTAGGTTCTCGAGTTGACATATCAAATATCAGTTCTGAGGTAATAgaagatattttaaactttatttatttgggAGAAATCTGCGTTAGTGAACAAAATGTAATTCAACTTATTGCTGCTTCAGACATCTTGAGAATGTCTAATCTCAAGGAAATAGTGTGTAGATTTTATGAAAGAAGGTTGTGTCCGTCGAATTGTTTATCAATTGCATCTTTAGCTGAGAAATTTAACTGTGAATCTCTTAGGGAAGCAGctgataagtttatattttttcattttatggaTGTTTGCAAATATCAAGAGTTTAAGACACTTACCTTTAAACAAGTTCTTAGAATTCTTTCTTCTGATGAGATAGCTGTAAAATGTGAAGAAGACGTTTATTTTTCAGCAATGGAATGGTTTTTCTATGATGTTAAAGAAAGAGCACAATATCTTTCTGAACTTTTACAATCTGTTCGCTTATTGCAAACCTCTAAATATTTTGTGTCAgatgttattgaaaataatgagTATATTGTTTGTGATAATGcttgtttagattttttgaatcaaattaaatatatattgaactttccagaaagaaaaaatatattttgtaatgcAGTAAAACATGAACCAAGAAAAGCTTCAGATTTAACTTCAATTATAGTTGCATGTAGTGGAAATCAAGATAGAATTAGTACTAATGAGGTTCTTTGTTATGTTCCTGAAAAAGATTTTTGGTACCCACTTGTTCCACTTTTATTTAATCGGTATCAAAGTTCATCTGTTGTTTTAAACAATGAAGTTTATTGCATAGGAGGGCAGAATGATAATGGTGCCATTAACAGTGtagaaagattttctttttctactgATAAGTGGTTTGAGTGTTCTAAAACTCATCAACCGTTATTTAATCATGCTGCTTGTGTTTTTAATGGGGAAATTCATATAATAGGTGGAGAAATTGATGGAGTAACAGTTTCTCAAGTTTTACGTTACTCTAATAATCTCGGAAAATGGATAAAACTTGCTGATTTAAAGGTTCCTAGAAAAGCGCTAGCAGTAGcaactcataaaaaaatatatgccaTTGGTGGCTATGGTCCAAGTAATGAAGCTTTAGCAAGCGTAGAATGCTATGATCCATATATGAATGAATGGTctaaaattttttccttaagtTCACCTAGAGCAGGTGCAAGTGCTGCATGTGttggaaacaaaatatttgtttttggtgGAGAATATGCAATGTGGTCTTATTATCGTTCTGCAGAAGTATTTGACATTAATACTGATGAATGGAGGAACATCGCTGATTTATATTTGCCTCGGGCCTACATGGGTATTGCAACATATAATGAAAGCATACTACTTGTAGGAGGAATGGTGTCAGTTGAAGGAGCAGATCAGTATGGATCAGGAagagatgatgatgatgattttgTTGATGTTACTGAATCTAAACTTGTTGAATGCTATAATGTTGCAAACAATTCATATAAAAGAGTTTGTTCTCTTCCAATAGCAACAGCTGCTATAAATTGCTCTGTCATTTGTGTTTCTAAAACAATTCTTCAAGAACGTTGTGGTTTCTAG
- the LOC136077656 gene encoding histone-lysine N-methyltransferase SETMAR-like → MDKRQIRTIFLFQFKMGRKAAETARDINTAFGPETTNERMAQWWFKKFRSGEESLEDEEGRGRPFEIDDDQLRALIEADPRKTIREVAEELNVHNSTVDRHLKQIGKSKKLSKWVPHELNENQKYRRFEVSSALLLRNKNDPFLDRIVTCDEKWILYNNRRRSAQWLDRNEAPQHFPKPNLHQKKVMVTVWWSAAGLIHHSFLNPGETITAEKYCQQIDEMHQKLRCMCPRLVNMKGPILLHDNARPHVAQPTLQKLNALGYETLPHPTYSPDLSPTDYHFFKHLDNFLHEKCFKSRDDVKTTFDDFIASRTSEFYATGINKLVSRWQKCVDCNGSYFD, encoded by the coding sequence ATGGACAAGAGACAAATTCGCACGATTTTTCTGTTCCAGTTCAAGATGGGCCGAAAAGCTGCCGAGACAGCTCGCGATATCAACACTGCATTTGGCCCAGAAACCACTAACGAACGTATGGCACAGTGGTGGTTCAAAAAATTCCGCAGCGGTGAGGAGAGCCTTGAAGATGAAGAGGGTCGCGGACGCCCGTTTGAGATTGATGACGATCAATTGAGAGCCTTAATCGAAGCCGACCCGCGCAAAACCATACGAGAGGTTGCGGAAGAACTCAACGTTCATAACTCAACAGTTGATCGCCACTTGAAGCAAATAGGAAAGTCAAAAAAGCTTAGCAAATGGGTGCCGCACGAACTGAACGAAAATCAAAAATATCGTCGTTTTGAGGTATCGTCTGCTCTTCTTCTGCGCAACAAAAACGATCCGTTTCTCGACCGGATCGTGACGTGTGATGAGAAATGGATCCTCTACAACAACCGACGACGTTCCGCGCAGTGGTTGGACCGCAATGAGGCCCCACAGCACTTCCCGAAGCCGAATCTCCACCAAAAGAAGGTTATGGTGACTGTTTGGTGGTCTGCAGCCGGTCTCATCCATCACAGCTTCCTGAATCCTGGCGAGACGATTACGGCAGAGAAATACTGCCAGCAAATCGACGAAATGCATCAAAAGCTCCGATGTATGTGCCCGAGATTGGTCAATATGAAGGGACCAATTCTCCTCCACGACAACGCCCGGCCGCACGTCGCACAACCGACCCTACAGAAGTTGAACGCATTGGGCTACGAAACTCTGCCTCATCCAACATACTCACCAGACCTCTCGCCCACCGACTACCACTTTTTCAAGCATCTCGACAACTTCCTCCACGAGAAATGCTTTAAAAGCCGAGACGATGTCAAAACGACCTTTGATGACTTCATCGCTTCCAGGACTTCGGAATTTTACGCTACCGgcataaataaacttgtttCTCGTTGGCAAAAATGTGTTGATTGTAATGGTTCTTATTTcgattaa